A single window of Arvicola amphibius chromosome 15, mArvAmp1.2, whole genome shotgun sequence DNA harbors:
- the Tmem184c gene encoding transmembrane protein 184C isoform X1 — protein MKTPCACNRNNWRRWIRPLLVLIYVISILVSVPFGVWELQKLKVGIHTEAWLIAGIFLLLTIPVSLWGILQHLVHYTQPELQKPIIRILWMVPIYSLDSWLALKFPQIAIYVDTLRECYEAYVIYNFMIFLNNYLAIRFPNVILHLEAKDQQQLLCPLCCCPPWAMGEILLYRCKLGVLQYTVVKPITTVTALVCEIVGVYGEGNFSFSNAWTYLVILNNLSQVFAVYCLWLFYNVLKEELNPIKPVGKFLCVKLVVFVSFWQAMIIALLVKVGVISEKSTWEWQSAEAVATGLQDFIICIEMFFAAIAHHYFFSYKAYMQDAEKGSCFDSFLAMWDVSDIRNDISEQVRRVGRTVRGYPKKQCFPEDPEHTEHTSLLSSSPRDAGSPGSLHGQYQGFAHTITPQNTAVSFHLSKQDIPEEQSPPDNAGHHPDFEHTVSSPDTLSDDQLSEDAKNNITDMKKELLDTSADL, from the exons ATGAAAACGCCCTGCGCCTGTAATCGGAACAACTGGAGGCGATGGATCCGACCCCTGCTCGTACTTATTTACGTAATTTCCATCCTCGTTTCGGTTCCCTTCGGTGTTTGGGAACTTCAAAAACTAAAG gttgGAATACACACTGAAGCATGGCTTATTGCTGGTATCTTTCTGCTGCTGACAATCCCTGTGTCCCTCTGGGGGATTCTGCAGCACTTAGTGCATTACACGCAACCAGAACTTCAGAAACCTATTATAAG GATTCTTTGGATGGTCCCAATATACAGTTTGGATAGC TGGTTGGCTTTGAAATTTCCCCAAATTGCCATCTACGTGGACACCTTGAGGGAGTGCTATGAAGCTTACGTCATTTATAACTTCATGATATTCCTTAACAACTACCTAGCAATCCGATTCCCCAACGTGATACTCCACCTGGAAGCTAAAGATCAGCAACaacttctctgtcctctgtgctgcTGTCCACCCTGGGCTATGGGAGA AATACTGCTTTATCGGTGCAAACTAGGAGTATTGCAGTACACTGTGGTCAAACCGATCACCACTGTGACGGCGTT GGTATGTGAGATTGTTGGTGTCTACGGTGAAGGGAACTTTAGTTTCTCCAACGCTTGGACTTACTTGGTTATATTAAATAACCTGTCACAAGTG tttgCCGTGTACTGCCTCTGGCTGTTTTACAATGTTCTGAAAGAAGAGCTCAACCCTATAAAACCTGTTGGCAAATTTCTTTGTGTCAAACTGGTAGTCTTTGTCTCATTCTG GCAAGCAATGATTATTGCTTTGTTGGTTAAGGTTGGTGTAATTTCAGAAAAGAGCACGTGGGAATGGCAAAGTGCCGAAGCTGTGGCCACAGGCCTGCAG GATTTTATCATCTGTATTGAGATGTTCTTCGCGGCGATTGCCCATCATTACTTCTTCTCCTATAAAGCCTACATGCAAGATGCAGAGAAAGGCTCGTGCTTTGATTCCTTCCTTGCCATGTGGGATGTGTCAGACATCAGAAATGATATTTCTGAACAAGTGAGACGTGTCG GGAGAACAGTGCGAGGTTATCCCAAAAAACAATGTTTTCCCGAAGACCCAGAGCATACTGAACACACAAGTCTGCTTTCTTCATCTCCACGCGATGCAGGTTCTCCAGGTTCACTCCACGGCCAGTATCAGGGCTTTGCACATACGATCACTCCCCAGAATACAGCTGTTTCATTCCATCTCTCTAAACAGGACATCCCAGAAGAGCAGAGCCCTCCTGACAATGCAGGCCACCATCCAGACTTTGAACATACAGTGTCTTCACCGGACACGCTCTCTGATGACCAGCTGTCAGAAGACGCCAAGAACAACATCACAGACATGAAGAAGGAGCTCCTTGACACATCAGCAGACTTATAG
- the Tmem184c gene encoding transmembrane protein 184C isoform X2: MKTPCACNRNNWRRWIRPLLVLIYVISILVSVPFGVWELQKLKVGIHTEAWLIAGIFLLLTIPVSLWGILQHLVHYTQPELQKPIIRILWMVPIYSLDSWLALKFPQIAIYVDTLRECYEAYVIYNFMIFLNNYLAIRFPNVILHLEAKDQQQLLCPLCCCPPWAMGEILLYRCKLGVLQYTVVKPITTVTALVCEIVGVYGEGNFSFSNAWTYLVILNNLSQVFAVYCLWLFYNVLKEELNPIKPVGKFLCVKLVVFVSFWQAMIIALLVKVGVISEKSTWEWQSAEAVATGLQDFIICIEMFFAAIAHHYFFSYKAYMQDAEKGSCFDSFLAMWDVSDIRNDISEQVRRVGRTVRGYPKKQCFPEDPEHTEHTSLLSSSPRDAGHPRRAEPS; encoded by the exons ATGAAAACGCCCTGCGCCTGTAATCGGAACAACTGGAGGCGATGGATCCGACCCCTGCTCGTACTTATTTACGTAATTTCCATCCTCGTTTCGGTTCCCTTCGGTGTTTGGGAACTTCAAAAACTAAAG gttgGAATACACACTGAAGCATGGCTTATTGCTGGTATCTTTCTGCTGCTGACAATCCCTGTGTCCCTCTGGGGGATTCTGCAGCACTTAGTGCATTACACGCAACCAGAACTTCAGAAACCTATTATAAG GATTCTTTGGATGGTCCCAATATACAGTTTGGATAGC TGGTTGGCTTTGAAATTTCCCCAAATTGCCATCTACGTGGACACCTTGAGGGAGTGCTATGAAGCTTACGTCATTTATAACTTCATGATATTCCTTAACAACTACCTAGCAATCCGATTCCCCAACGTGATACTCCACCTGGAAGCTAAAGATCAGCAACaacttctctgtcctctgtgctgcTGTCCACCCTGGGCTATGGGAGA AATACTGCTTTATCGGTGCAAACTAGGAGTATTGCAGTACACTGTGGTCAAACCGATCACCACTGTGACGGCGTT GGTATGTGAGATTGTTGGTGTCTACGGTGAAGGGAACTTTAGTTTCTCCAACGCTTGGACTTACTTGGTTATATTAAATAACCTGTCACAAGTG tttgCCGTGTACTGCCTCTGGCTGTTTTACAATGTTCTGAAAGAAGAGCTCAACCCTATAAAACCTGTTGGCAAATTTCTTTGTGTCAAACTGGTAGTCTTTGTCTCATTCTG GCAAGCAATGATTATTGCTTTGTTGGTTAAGGTTGGTGTAATTTCAGAAAAGAGCACGTGGGAATGGCAAAGTGCCGAAGCTGTGGCCACAGGCCTGCAG GATTTTATCATCTGTATTGAGATGTTCTTCGCGGCGATTGCCCATCATTACTTCTTCTCCTATAAAGCCTACATGCAAGATGCAGAGAAAGGCTCGTGCTTTGATTCCTTCCTTGCCATGTGGGATGTGTCAGACATCAGAAATGATATTTCTGAACAAGTGAGACGTGTCG GGAGAACAGTGCGAGGTTATCCCAAAAAACAATGTTTTCCCGAAGACCCAGAGCATACTGAACACACAAGTCTGCTTTCTTCATCTCCACGCGATGCAG GACATCCCAGAAGAGCAGAGCCCTCCTGA